In the genome of Bdellovibrionales bacterium CG10_big_fil_rev_8_21_14_0_10_45_34, the window TGATAAAGGAACTCATTGTACATCCAGTGAACCGACTCCCACGCCATTTTGACCTGCTGGCTGTGGATCTTACCAAAGAGGTTTTCGTCTATGTTGAACTTCGATTTGAAGGTAAAGCAAAGGGATTGGCAGACGGCGGAGTTCTTCAACCAGTCGTGCGTGAAATTGAAGTTGGGTGTTTGCCCTCTAGTATCCCTGACTTTATCACTGTCGATGTTTCTAACCTAGGTGTTTACGAGAGTATCCATTTAGATGACATTAAGTTTCCGACGGGTGTGAAACCAGTTTCTACTGATAACCCTACTTTGGTAACAGTCACAATAATTAAAGAAGAAGAGGTAGCTCCTGCGGTAACAGCGGCTCCAGTGGCTTCAGCTGAGCCAGAAGTTATTAGCAAAGGCAAGAAGACTGAAGAAGGCGAAGCTGAAGGCAAAGGCAAAAAAGAGTAGTAGCCTGATAAATGAAACTCATTGTAGGGCTTGGCAATCCTGGGCCCAAGTACCTTTTGACCAGGCACAATATTGGTTTTCTAGCTGTGGATTCACTTCACAAGTCATGTCAAGAACCGCCGTGGAAAGAACAGAATAAAGCTCTCACTTCTCGATTCAAATGGGACGATAGCGACGTCATGATCATAAAGCCTCAAACCTTTATGAATCTTTCGGGTGAGTCTGTTCGCCCTTTGATGGATTACTACAAAGTAGCCCCTGACGACTTGCTCGTCATTTACGACGACATCGACATGCCGTTTGGCATGTTGAAGTTTATGAAGAACAGAGGAGCTGGTGGCCACAACGGGATCAAGAGTATTGACGAGCAATTAGGCACTCAGGATTACGCCCGTTTGAAACTGGGAGTTGGACGCCCCCCTGATGCGCGCATTGATATCGCCAATTGGGTCTTATCGCCGTTCGAAAAAGCAACAGAAGAACCTGTTTTGGCCGACTTTCTCAATTTAGCCGGAGATGCCATTGAAGCGTTTGTCTTTCATGGCCTTTCAAAGGCTACGTCGGATTTCAACGGTAAGCGCATAGAGTTACCCCAAAAGCCCAACCCTACTTAGAGGCTCGTCCGCGCGCTTAAGCTCAAGGAAAACTAGAAATTTCGTCTCTGCCATGTACCTTTGCAGTCAGTCTGAAACAAGATGTAAGACAGGGCGCCAGCCTGACAAGGGAGAACTATGGCTCTGCATCTACCTTTGCAACTGATCTAGGCCGGGCGATATGGCCCAATGAAATCAGAGTTTCTTGGGTTGAATTGTCGAGTGCGCTTATCTATAGTTTCACTTTTATCGCCACAGCAAAAACTCACTCGTAAGGAAGGGCCAGTCATGTCACTAGAATGCGGAATAGTTGGACTGCCAAACGTTGGCAAGAGCACTCTTTTTAATGCCCTCACAAAAGGTAAAGCAGAAGCAGCTAACTTTCCGTTTTGCACCATCGACCCCAACGAGGGAGTTGTGCTTGTTCCAGATCCAAGGCTCTCAACAATCGCCGACCTTATTGGGTCAAAAGAGCTGATTCCTACAACCATCAAATTCGTAGATATTGCCGGTCTTATTAAGGGCGCAAAAGAAAGTAAACTCGGCAATGAGTTTTTAGGTCATATTAGACAAGTGGATGCCATCCTCCATGCTGTTCGCTGTTTTGATGATCCAGACATCATTCATGTGTCGGGATCAGTTGATCCAGCTAGAGACATTGAAATCATTAGTACAGAGCTGATGATTTCGGACCTCGATTCGATGGAGAAAAAATACCAAAAGTTAGAAAAGCAAATAAAAGGTTCTACAGACAAAAAACTAAAAGCCGAGTTTGAAGTTGTTGGGCTTTTTAAGGCCGCACTCTCCGAAGGAAAACCCGCACGATCAGTCGAGCTACCGAAAGAGCTGCAAGAAATTGCTCGATTACAACACCTGTTAACAACTAAACCCGTTCTTTATGTTTGTAATGTCAGTGAAGAAGACCTTAACAACCCTAGTAATCCCTGGGTTCAATCTGTAGCCAAAATCGCCGAGAGCGAAGGAAACAAATACGTAGTTATCAGTTCACGGTTAGAGAGCGAGATTGCGCAGCTCGATTCCGCTGAGCAAAAGGATTTTCTGGATAGCGTAGGTTTGGTTGAGCCTGGCCTACACAGACTCATTCGTGAGGCTTATAAACTTCTCAATTTAATCACTTATTTTACAGCCGGCCCTAAAGAAGCAAGAGCTTGGACAATCACAGATAGCACTCGCGCACCAGAGGCCGCCGGAAAGATCCATTCGGATTTTGAAAAAGGATTTATTCGCGCAGAGACTTACAATTGTGAAGATCTCTTTAGGCTCAAAACAGAAGCTGCAGTCAAAGCCGCCGGTCTTTATAAATCAGAGGGCAAAGACTACATCGTCAAAGATGGCGACATTATGCTTTTTAGATTTAATGTTTGATTGCACCTTCCTGGCCAAGTTACTGCGAATTCTGACGAAACCTTGAGATTTTTACGAGGCTCAACCCACAAACTTAAAACGAGAGGTTGTGGGGATTACTCAGGTTCGACTAATAACTTCAACGGTTCTTAAGTTTTGGATCAAAGGCATCTCTAAGGCCGTCGCCAAACAAATTAAATGCGAGCATCGTGAAGAATATAGCGACACCAGGAAATATAATTATATGTGGAAAGGTTCGTAAAGACCGCCACCCTTCGCTAGCCAACACTCCCCAACTGCTAAACGGAGGCTGAAGACCGAGCCCAATAAAACTGAGGAAGCTTTCGAAGAGAACGTTTGTCGGAATCTGAAAGGTAAGAGTCACGATAATGGGACCAACGATATTTGGTAAAATATGCTTAAACATGATCTGCAGTCCACCTGCACCCATCGCGCTAGCAGCCTCGACAAATAACATCTGCTTCACCTGAAGGACTTGCCCGCGCACCAGCCGTGCGACTCCCACCCAACTGACTAAGCTCAACGCAAGAAAGATACCCATTAAAGCTTTTAGTTCTGGGTTAGTGAATATATCGAACGAGCTAAAAATGACCATGACAAGAATCAAAAGAACCAACTCGGGAACTGTGTAGAGAATATCAATAACACGCATCATGACCGAATCCACTCGTCCGCCAAACCATCCTGATAAGGCGCCATACAGCGTTCCCAAAATAAGAGAAACTATCGCCGTAAACACTCCAACCGCCATTGATACGCGTGCTCCGAAAATGATTCTAGAGAGCATATCTCGACCCAGAGAATCAGTGCCTAGCAAATAAGTGGAATTTGGCGGTGAAAGAGCAGCATCTATGTTTTGCAAATCAAATGGGTAAGGAGCTATTTCTTCTGCGAATATGGCAACTATACACACAAATACGATAAAAACTGCAGATACTACGGCACCTTTATTTTTTAAGAGGCGCTTACGAGAGTCGGACCATAAGCTCCTACCCTTTGCGTCTGCTGGGATCGACTGAATGTCTTGAGCCGTCGCCGGTTTTGCTGTCACGCTTTGCTCCTCGCTAACTCAGTTTGATTCTTGGATCTAAGAATGCATAAAG includes:
- a CDS encoding redox-regulated ATPase YchF; protein product: MSLECGIVGLPNVGKSTLFNALTKGKAEAANFPFCTIDPNEGVVLVPDPRLSTIADLIGSKELIPTTIKFVDIAGLIKGAKESKLGNEFLGHIRQVDAILHAVRCFDDPDIIHVSGSVDPARDIEIISTELMISDLDSMEKKYQKLEKQIKGSTDKKLKAEFEVVGLFKAALSEGKPARSVELPKELQEIARLQHLLTTKPVLYVCNVSEEDLNNPSNPWVQSVAKIAESEGNKYVVISSRLESEIAQLDSAEQKDFLDSVGLVEPGLHRLIREAYKLLNLITYFTAGPKEARAWTITDSTRAPEAAGKIHSDFEKGFIRAETYNCEDLFRLKTEAAVKAAGLYKSEGKDYIVKDGDIMLFRFNV
- a CDS encoding 50S ribosomal protein L25 gives rise to the protein MSNQEIDLPVLKRATGRHQSRVLRRNKMIPGIIYGSKIKSNLALQVPQNLLEKYGTHEYENQIFKLTSENKELDGVRVLIKELIVHPVNRLPRHFDLLAVDLTKEVFVYVELRFEGKAKGLADGGVLQPVVREIEVGCLPSSIPDFITVDVSNLGVYESIHLDDIKFPTGVKPVSTDNPTLVTVTIIKEEEVAPAVTAAPVASAEPEVISKGKKTEEGEAEGKGKKE
- a CDS encoding peptide ABC transporter permease, with product MPADAKGRSLWSDSRKRLLKNKGAVVSAVFIVFVCIVAIFAEEIAPYPFDLQNIDAALSPPNSTYLLGTDSLGRDMLSRIIFGARVSMAVGVFTAIVSLILGTLYGALSGWFGGRVDSVMMRVIDILYTVPELVLLILVMVIFSSFDIFTNPELKALMGIFLALSLVSWVGVARLVRGQVLQVKQMLFVEAASAMGAGGLQIMFKHILPNIVGPIIVTLTFQIPTNVLFESFLSFIGLGLQPPFSSWGVLASEGWRSLRTFPHIIIFPGVAIFFTMLAFNLFGDGLRDAFDPKLKNR
- a CDS encoding aminoacyl-tRNA hydrolase codes for the protein MKLIVGLGNPGPKYLLTRHNIGFLAVDSLHKSCQEPPWKEQNKALTSRFKWDDSDVMIIKPQTFMNLSGESVRPLMDYYKVAPDDLLVIYDDIDMPFGMLKFMKNRGAGGHNGIKSIDEQLGTQDYARLKLGVGRPPDARIDIANWVLSPFEKATEEPVLADFLNLAGDAIEAFVFHGLSKATSDFNGKRIELPQKPNPT